The following is a genomic window from Ictidomys tridecemlineatus isolate mIctTri1 chromosome 13, mIctTri1.hap1, whole genome shotgun sequence.
ATCTGCACCGGAGAAGAGGGGTAATCCTGTTtctcctgagattagggaggggacattaaggagaagaggaaaaaacatgtccattttaaagtaagcctcagtggcagagcagcaagggctatattcaaagcatgcagtggaccactgttacatttctCCATTGTCAATTTCTGTCTTCcatttctttgggaaaatgtgCGATGACACCCccaagctgcttcctgctgagagaGAGTGAAGTTGGGGGGAAGTGACCCCAAAACCTTGTTTCTATCAGGTGGGACATGAACAGTGTGAGGGCATTTAGCATCAGGGCAGTCCAGAGGCCCATGGTGGCAGTTGGCTGGTGACTGGACAAGGAATACATTGGGCAGGGATCATGTTTTTCCTAGACATCCAATGCAATGTGCTTAGTTTCTTTTCCTGGTTAGCAAGCAAAAGCTGGAACCAGAGTGAATTTTGGGGAGGCACTTGCAAATTAAGTTATTACTTTTGGGTACGAATATTGATCTGTGCACTTAATTCACACAACAAATTCATTACACAAGAGGAATCGGACAGTCTGGTATATACAAAACCTGTGCCCACATTGCATTGAAGGGGTTGGAACACAGGCCATTGTTGAGCCTGACCTGTCGCCCTTATCATTATCAAAATGCCATCAGCTCTAATAAGTGCATCCCCACTGTCAGTTATGCCCAgaggctctttttctttttcttacactAGGCACATTGATATTCAATGGGGGAGGCCCTGTCCATCCTTTTCCTTAGGCTTTGTTGAAGATCCTTTGCAGTGGCTGCCAACAAAACACAGGTTGGCTTtagtttctgggttttttttttttctggatgcaGTTGTTTATCCTGCTAGTCTCCCCATGCATTTAATTGAATGGGATATTGTAATATCAAGAATTGATATGCTCCAGTGATGGATGGCCCCTGGTCAAATGGGGTATCCTATCAAATCTTAAAAGGGGAAACTATTCCTGTCTTCAGGTCATAATCTAGCATACTGGCTCCCTTTGCCACATCCTTTGTGACTGACAGCCTATACCCCCTGGAAAAGATAACGTAGTTTAATGGTTGGGCAGTCAGGGCAATGGGCACCAAttaaagttgttgttgtttttcaaatgTAAAGACCACTATTTGAGGTTAACCTGTAGAAACATTGCAGCCAAGTCCTTTGCCCCAGAGCTGTGGGAAAACAGAAGTGGGGGCAGACCCAAATGGAGGTTGCAGAAAAGTTTAAGGACTTAAGGACTAAAGGGACATAATCAATTAGAAGGTTACCAGCCAAGCCAATAGCCCCAGTACCTTCCCAATACCTGTTCAATATAAATTCCAATCAGCAGCCCCAGCACTTTCCAATATCTGTTCAGCATGGACTCTGATCATTGCCCTTAACCAGAAGCCATACAAGTCGTCAGACTAGCACCCAAATGGGAAACCCTGATGCCAGGTCCCCCCTTGCATCTCTATCTCCCTTCCTTTCACTCAAAACAAAACTCACTTCTTTTATTCTTGCCCTCCTCCATCACTCCTTGAACCTAAGAGataagaatgaagaaagaaatcagcAAGGCCTGCAGCCCACACAGACCCCACCCAACCAACTCCATTCTCAAAATCTGGTTTCCCCCATTAGAAAGAAGGGCTGAAGGCAGGACAGAAGCCAAGTCCTTTTTGCccgttgttgtttgttttttacagcCCAGGCAGCCTTCCTGAGACTTTCTCCTCTAGCCCAGTGTCGATGTCCCTGACTCAGAGCTGGATGATCTGCAACTCCCTGGTGCTGGGCTGAGAAACAGTGCCTTTTTGCACTATTAGCTTAATTTCTAGCTGTTCAGACTCCTTGTCATGCATGTACCTGCAGgttttcttctacttattttgcCTCTGAAAGAACAACTCCAACtgcaaaattatataattcagaGAGCTATTTTAAGGCTAGATCGTTATAGTAAAACTCATCTTTTTCTTAGAAAGTCTTATAGATGACTTTTCAGCCAAGATCTTTCCCAAGAGATTGCCTATAAGATCAAAGCAGTATCGCCTGTCTCTTAAAGAGCTTGTAATGgatacaaacaaaaacacagacacacacaaccAGAGAGGAGCCCCCAAACCATGGCTGACAGATAAGAACCTTTAAAATAGACCAGATGGGAGGGAAATCCCCTAAGTTCCCTACTTCCACTTAACCATAATTCCTACAGCAGTGATGCCACAGATGTCTCAATAAAAAGGAACCAAATGTTCCTATGAAAGGGAACCAGATATATGGAATCGTATCTCAGAGTGCACACCCAGGGAGCTTATTGAATGACCAAGGTGTTGCAAGTTTACTGCTTTGGGTTTCCTTTTTCTCAGGGTAGACCAATTGATGGAGCAACACGTGCAgttcagggagagaaggaaggcatTCCCAGAAGCAAAATAAACTTCAGCAGCTGCTGGGAtggtccctcagtccctccctttACTCACAGGAACAGCTCCTCTGGTTTGGCCCCAGGCAAACTCACCTCATCTCCTAATTCTCCAGTTCTTGGCTCTCAACAAGCTCACCAGCTACCTTGCATCCTTAGCATGGAAGGAGGGTTCCCCAGAATGCTAGACCATCCCTAGAAAATTGGAGTGGCAGGTCCATCTGGACCACCATCAGGTTCCATCTGATCTGGACCACCAATTGTTACTGAATGCTCAATACTCATCCCTGATGCCAAAccaataatgaagacaaggttttgatcaaaagggaaaaaagagttttcttgatttctagcaaaggagaaacatatcCCACAGCCTGTGATTCTCTTATTATCGGTTTAGTATTTATAGACtctgaaattttattcaaatatcaaaatatcaaagaataagttttttaaaaaaggttaatcaatatctctctctctctctctctctctctctctctctctctctctctctctctctctttctctcttgtaattgtagatggacggcatgctttcatttatttttatatagtgctgaggatggaacccagtgcctcacatgtgctaggtaagtgctctgccagtgagctagagccccagccccacgtataaacttttaaattcatttattttctttattgcttttccttttttctacttCATGATTAATGGTCTTTATTTTCTGCTTACTTTGGGTTTAATTTGCttatccttttctatttttgttactgtatgtgtaaattcaaattttaaactttaCTGATGTATAATTGGTATATAAACCTTGGCATATATTTAATCTGTACAACTTGATGAATTTAGACATATGCATAAATCCACGAAAATATCCTCACTGCCAAGGTAATACACATCCGTTGTTTCCaaaattttccttctgtttcttttttggaTTCACTCATTTGCTTCTGGTGGTTTTGTCTGTTTGCTGCAAtactgcatgctaggcaagttctctgacagtgagctacatccccagccctttttattttgagacaaactCTTGTTAAGTTTCCCAGGatggcctttaacttgtgatcctcctgcctttgcctcctgagtagcttagTTTATAGGCATAGACCAGCATGGCCAGCTTTGttactggagttttttttttttgatgtgtatatatatttgatagtaaaatatttaacatgaggatagggatgtagctcagtggtagagcacttgcctcacatgcatgaagccctgggtttgatccctaagcaccatgaaaaaacaatttaacatcaggttttaatggaattttaagtACATGATACCATATTGCTAACTATAGATACTACGTTGTTcaacagatctctagaacttatttcattttgtgtAACTATAACTTTATTCCCATTCAACAACAATGTCTCATTTTCCTGTCTCTTATCCCCTGGAGTCTACCATTTAGTTTTCTACttctttgactattttagatGCTTCATGTAATTAGAATTATGTATTGGTCCTTtgcctgatttatttcacttagcatcttCTAGTTTTATGCATATTGTCATAAATggtaggatttctttctttttctttttaaaggctgtaGAATAGTGTTCCATGATGTACGTATGTgtacgtatgtgtgtgtgagtgtatacacatcacattttctttattaattctaatGTTCATAggtatttgggttgtttttatattttggttattGTAAAGAATATGGATGTGCAGATATGTCTTTGAgatcctgatttcaattcttttaagtTCATACTCAAAAGTGAGATGCTGGATCATATtgtacttctatttttaattttttaggaaatttttaaaaataatttactcacATACTTATTATCCAAATAATCTTTATTCCTTTGTGAAGATTCATATGACATCTCTTTCCTTCAAGGAGAAGGCaaacattttaacatttgttATATAGCAGATATTCAGTTGACTGATTGTGGTTTTCCTTGTATGAAAAGGTctttgatgggctggggatgtggctaaagtggtagcgcgctcacctggcatgcgtgtggcccaggttcaatcctcagcaacacatacaaacaaagatgttgcgtccaccaaaaactaaaaaataaataaataaatattaaaattctctctctctttaagaaaaaaagaaaaaaaaagaaaaaagaaaaggtctttgatttaaagattatttttttgtgtgtaagtaCTACAAAGATGTTGTACTTCAGTGTTTGCTACCCTAACGTGTTTCCTAAGAGAAatattcttttgttcttttttattggttcattttagttacacatgatagtagaatccattttgataaaattatcataagcatggaatataatcaTTGTTCTTTTATATGTAATGTATCTTATTTCTCTGGCTGTTTTATAACATTTTGAACAATCTGATTATAATATgctttgatttaattttcttctttttttcttatattttgggcTCATTGAGTTTCTTTGGTctgttagctttttaaaaatcaaatttgaaaatattttacctaTTGTGTGACTTTCTATCACTAAAATAGTGATAGAAAGGGGCAGTGATGCTTTAGGGATAAAAACCTGGACAGACCTCCCGCCTATTGTTCTTGCTTGAGTTTTTTTGGTAGCACACCTTTCTGCAGAAGTAAAATTTGCCTTGCTGAGTATGTGTCTGCTTTCTGGACACCCTGATATTTCTAATACTTTCACTCAGATACATGGTTTATTAGCCCTAACCTATCTCGTCCCCCTTCAGAACTGAGAACACCAATATAAAAGTAACTAACGTATTGGTTTGTAAGGACATTGAATTGCCAGGGTCCTGTTCTAGATCCCCTAGAGCAGCACTAGAAGTCTCCAATCATTGCCCAACCTCTTCTCGGAGTAGTGTAGCCTTGCAAGCAGATCACGCCATAATGAGACTGCAATTCTAAGCAAGAACAGGCATCTCATGGGAACCTGACTGCCCCTTTTGAGGATCACAGATCTGATAGATAATCGTGCCCCTCAAGTACTTAAGGACTTCTCTGGCGCCACTTCACAGAACCAGGACTGAAATAATGACCAATCAGACCGTGATTTGACCAGGAATGTTTAATTATGCATACCTCTTACCCCCTGCTAAACCTAAACCTCTTGTCAGTACTCTGAAGACAAAGCCAAGATGCTGTCTTGCTTTGCCTTCCACTATGGCTATATTGATTTAAGTTCATTTTCTGCTTTTCACCattactttttccttttggtgTTTTGGGGTGAGTAGCCATACCTGATTTGTTGGGATCCCCAAAGTTGACTCTCTGGCCTGAGATTTCAGTAATAGGAGAGCTAAAAGAATTATGCATGTGTAAAAagtttaaaggaaataaaacaacagAATCAAGACTTAAGTGAAAGTCAGAGATAAAAcccacagagagagaaataaacctGTTTTTTGCACCTTCCAGAAAGTGAAGCTGGGAATAAATAAACAGGCCTCAATTTATTTGGAACAGTCACAAAGTTTCAAGTCTCTAAGGTTTCTCTGGAGGCCAGAGTTTCTAGTGGACCATTCCTCATAAGAATTTATACTTTATATAGCCTCAGATTCATGGAATGATTAATTTATGCTGAGTCATATAATCACAAATTCATACTAATGCATAGAACTACAGATTAGTACCGACTCATATAATCAAATTCATGCTGATTCATAAAAGCACACATCCAGTCTAGCACCATAGAATACAGAATAgcctttcttcattcttcatttgTAGCTCTTTCTCCAACAGAGAATTTAGTTCTCAATCCTCACAAAGTTTTTTGCATCTTTGCTCAGTCCTGGAGTTCACATGAAGTAGTTTGGGATATCACCTCCCCCAGTCttgttgaatttaattattttgagcaCAAGAAAAATGAGCATTTCTAAATGTCAGAAGTTAGACTTGGGTGTACTCAAAGAAGAAGCCTTCATATTCCTCCTACCTAGCTCCCACTCTCCATCCTATCTGCATTGCCTCTTTCCATTTAGATAATCTCATTAAttcttagtttatattttttgttttttgtgaagATGAATAGAATACATACATGTTTCTTGTTTCCTATTCTTATATGAAAATTAGATAGTTCATGAAAATATTCTTGTCTAAGTCTCACTTTAAGTGTAAACAAAGACACAATCTCATTCAGAAATTTTAGGTAAATAGATAAGAGAATGAAGAATAAGTTTCTAAAACCCAATTGTTGAATCAACCTTCTAATTTTCTCTCTCCATGAACATCTTGGTCCTGATTAGAAGCCCCTAAAGGCACCATTTAACCTAAGTAGAGGAACAAGATGGTGGTTGGTATTAGATAGCCTTCACTACACTCATCTATATTCCTAAACTAGGAATAATTTATCTTCAAACTTAAAATCTTCTGATTAGTAAATTTAAGAGTTTGGACTAGGTAGATCTCTGATGTCACTCAACTCCAAGATTCTTTGAGGCTCTGTTCCCATGGTGCTATGGTTTCTAATATTCTAAAACACAAATCATTTTACAGAGACACTTACAGGCAGCTTCACTATCCTGCCTTGAATCTCTTCAGTCACAGTTTAAGGACAGATAGAATGGGCTTCATGATAAAGAGGAGCATCTTAAAGCCTGGAGATCCCATATTCCTGCGTAGGGCTCTTGTGAACAACCTCGGAGAGGAAAAGAAGACCAGGATTCACATTGAAAAACTTCAGAAATCTTTAATCATCCGGTTCAAAGATATTGAGCAAGAAAAATTAGCCCTGAGAAGGTTTATGATACAGCTTCACCAAACAACTGGTTATTTTCCTCGAATGTCTTTCTGGTGACTGATGTTACTGTAGGTGAGGAGTTCAACTGAGTTTCTATTAGAAAAAATCTGAGTCTCCTGTTATCTCTGTGTAACCTAAGAAAGCAGTGTAAGCAACTATGACAAgtacaaaaacagataaaaagatGCAAATGGAATGTCTACTGAAAATCAACTGATATCTCCTGAAAGAGAATAAGCATTGATTTTTCCCATGATACCATTTCTTTACAACTTGAAATAGTAATATGCAATGCATATTTTCTTAAGATATTTCCCTGAGACAAGAATAAAGCTTAGCTGTTTTCAAGATCTTTCTGATATTGACCATGAAATACATATCATGCCTGAAACATATTTGCCTTAGAATGCCTTAATTGACATAATTTCAGTTGTTTGTCTATAGTTTGAATAGCATGAATAAAAAAGTTGATGCcaaaattaagaggaaaataatATAGTGGGAAAAGGATAGACTCAATTCAAGGGCccaggtggtggctcagtggtagagtgtttgcctagcatgcatgaggcactgggtttgctccctggcaccacattaaaaatttaaaaataaataaaggtattatgtccatctacaactaaaaaaaatatttaaaaaaaataatcaattcaaATCTAGAAGTTTGTATCTATTACATGTGTGATCAAGATGGATATAGCAATAATTATATCAAAAGattgttttaaggattaaataaaagattaaataaaagacAATATATAGGGCATATTGTAGACATCCCTCTATGTTCCAATGGCCCCTTATCAAGGACATCAATCATTGAATTAGAGCCCACACTTAAAAACATCACTTTAACATGGTTACCTCCGTAAAGCCCCTATCTCCAAGTACGATCATATTCTGAGATCCTGGGTGTTGGGATTTCAGCATATTAATTTTAGGGGTGGTCACAATTCATCCCATCACAGGGAGTCCCTGGGCCACAGAGCTCTGAAGAGCAGcaacttgggttttttttggtcaatggatcttttttattttatttacttatatgtggtacagaggatcgaacccagggcctcacacatgccaggcaagcactctaccactgagccacaactccagcccaacctGGGATCCTTTATACCCCAGGGTTTGTCTTTATCTACTGCTAGCAGATATGGAGTTCAGTTTTATGGAGAATGCAAAGCAGGCAGCTCTAAATGCAtaagaaatttttgtttgttcaggctatatttaatataattggatatttgaatatttttgtttggtCCCATCAGGCTTTGAGTCAAGAATCTTGGCCagctaaaaagaaataattaacacTGGGGCCTACATACAGGGGCTGGTTTATGTAGTAACCCATTTTTCTGGCTCCATGTTGTGTTATAATCTAAGTTGGATATTACTTTGTAGTGCCTGAGTTTGGAGCCAGTGATATAGGTTCCTGAAGACCTAGCATTC
Proteins encoded in this region:
- the LOC144370062 gene encoding uncharacterized protein LOC144370062, which encodes MVSNILKHKSFYRDTYRQLHYPALNLFSHSLRTDRMGFMIKRSILKPGDPIFLRRALVNNLGEEKKTRIHIEKLQKSLIIRFKDIEQEKLALRRFMIQLHQTTGYFPRMSFW